The Sphingomonas sanguinis nucleotide sequence CGGCGCGGCATTTCATCATCTGCTCCAACGTCATCGGCAGCTGCATGGGGTCGTCCGGCCCGGCGACCATCGACCCCTCGACCGCCGAGCCCTGGGCGATGCGCTTCCCGGTCATCACCATCCGCGACATGGTGCGCGCACAGGCCATGCTGCTCGACCATCTGGGCGTCGGGCAGCTGAAGGCGGTGGTCGGCGGATCGATGGGCGGGATGCAGGCGCTGAGCTGGGCCGCGACCTTCCCGGACCGCGTGCGCGCCTGCGTCATGGTCGCCTCGACCGCGCGGCATTCGGCGCAGAATATCGCGTTCCACGAGGTCGGGCGGCAGGCGATCATGGCCGACCCGAAATGGCGCAGCGGCGCTTATTACGAGTCGAACGATCCCCCCGCCGCAGGCTTGGCCGTCGCGCGGATGGCGGCGCATATCACCTATTTGTCCGAGGCGGGGCTGACTGAGAAATTCGGGCGGCGGCTCCAGGCGCGACCCGACCGGCCGGACGGCGCGAAAAGCTTCGGTTTCGACGCGGATTTCCAGGTCGAGAGCTATTTGCGGCATCAGGGGTTGAGCTTCGTCGACCGGTTCGACGCCAACTCCTATCTCTACATCACCCGCGCGCTCGATTATTTCGATCTGGCCGAGGAACATGGCGGACTGCTGGCGAACGCGTTCCGGGGGACAGGCACGCGCTTCTGTCTGGTCAGCTTCGACACCGACTGGCTTTATCCGACCTCCGAGTCGCGCGCCGTGGTGCAGGCTTTGAATGCGGCGGGCGCGGCGGCGAGTTTCGTCGAGCTGTCCAGCCCGTACGGCCATGACGCCTTCCTCCTCGAAGCGCCCGAGATGAACCGGGTGATCGACGGCTTTCTGCGGGCCGAGCCATGAGCGAGACGCTGCGTCCCGATCTGGCGATCATCGCGCGCCACGTCGCGCGGGGCGCCCGCGTGCTGGATATCGGCTGCGGCGACGGACAGCTGATGGCGGCGCTGCGTGACGAGGCGGGGGTGGATGCGCGCGGGCTGGAGATCGATCCGGCCAATGTCGCCTCGGCGGTGGCGCGCGGGCTGGCGGTGGTGCAGGGCGATGCCGATGTCGACCTGGCGGGCTATCCCGACAAGGGGTTCGACTATGCGATCCTCAGCCAGACGCTGCAGACCGCGCGCGCGCCCGATCAGGTGCTCGACCATCTACTGCGGATCGGCCAGCGCGCCTTCGTGTCCTTCCCCAATTTCGCGCATTGGCGGGTGCGGATGTCGCTGCTGTGGGGCGGGCGGATGCCGGTGACGCCGCTGCTGCCCGAACAATGGTATGACACGCCCAATATCCACCATGTGACGATCGACGATTTCCGCGCCTTCGTCCGTCAGCGGCGAATCACGGTGGAGGGCAGCTGGTTCCTGTCGCGCGGTCGCCCGACCAGCGCGGCGGCGGCCAATTTCCGGGCCGAACATGCGGTTTTTCTGTTGCGTCGGTGAAACGACATCAGAAGCGGAACTTTATCTGGATCAAGCGTGTTGACCCCGAAAGTGACGGGAATTTGACATGAGCCAAACTGCCCTGATCGTGGAAGACGAAATTTTCGTGGCCCTCGATCTGGAGCGCATCCTGACCGATGCCGGCTATAATGTGGCCGGAATCGCGGCGGATAGCCGCACCGCGATCGAATGCGCACCGGGCTGCACCTTCGCCTTTGTCGACGTGAACCTGCGCGACGGTGCGACGGGTCCCGAGATCGCGCGCCGCATCGCCGAGGATTATGGCGTGAAGATCGTGTTCGTCACGGCCAACCCGTCGCAGATCGGTACGGGCGTCGAAGCGCTCGGCTATATCCGCAAGCCGTTCAGCGAACGCGCCATCCTGGCCGCCGCCGCGCTGGCGACCGGCACGGAGCAGGCCGCACCCGAGGACGTGATCCCGCTCAGCATCGCGATGTGAGATGGGGATCGGTGTAATTTAAAGTGGGATGACGCGATATAGAATCACCTCTCCCCTTCAGGGCAGGGGCTAGCCGAGATTATCGCATTATCATCAGAATAGAGCGCCTGCCTCAGCGACAAGGCCCAGTGCCCGGCGGGCGACTGAACGCCGCCAGCGGCACCTCGATCGTCACGACAAGCCCGTCCCGTTGCCAATCGCGGCGGACCTTGCCGCCCAATTGCCGCACAGCCGACAGTTCGACGAGCTGCGAGCCGAACCCGGCATGGTCGGGCGTCGAGTCCAGCTTCGGCCCGCCCGACTCCTGCCAGCAGAGTGACACCATATCGTCCGCCTCACGACGGACGGCCAGTTCGACATGGCCGGTCAGCACAGACAATGCGCCATATTTGGCGGCGTTGGTCGCCAGCTCGTGGAACAGCAGCGCGAGCGGCGTCGCCGAACGGTCGTCGACCGGCACATCGTCACCGGTGACGCGAATGCGCGAATCGTCTTCCTCGCCGCGATACGGCTCGAACAGGTCGCTGAGCAGGCCGTGCAGCGAGTCCTGCCGCGCCTTGGGCTTGGACTGCGGGCTGTGCGGGCGGACGAAGTCGTGGGCGCGGCCCAGCGCCGTGATCCGGTCGCGCAGGTCGCTGGCGATCCCGCTGAATCCCGGATGGCTGCGCGCGGCAAAGGCGATCAGGCCGGAGATGACCGCAAAGATGTTCTTGATCCGGTGGCTGAGTTCCTGACTGACGATCTCGCGCTCTTCCAGCGCCAGCTTCTGCTCATGGATATCGGTGCAGGTGCCGAACCAGCGGGTGATGTGCCCGTCGGCATCGCGGATCGGCAGCGCGCGGCCCAGCACCCAGCGATAGGTGCCGTCGCGGTGCCGCAGGCGATATTCGATCTGATAGGGCTCGCCGGTCGCCAGGCTGTGTCGCCACCGCGCCCAGGCCCGATCCTGGTCCTCGGCATGGAACATCCCGTTCCAGCCTTCGCCATCGGTCGAGCCGTCGGGCACCCCGGTAAACTCATACCAGCGGGCATTGTAATAGTCGTGAAAGCCGTCGGGCAGCGTCGACCAGACCATTTGCGGCATGGTGTCGGCCAGCGTGCGGAACCGCTGTTCGCTGTCGGCGACGCGGGCCTCGGACGCCTCGACCGCCTGCTCATGCTCGCGCCGCGCGCGGCGGTCCTGCAACCGGCCCATGACGGCGGTGGCCAGCACCTCCAGCCCGCGATGCTGGAACGGGGTAAGCCCCTCGGGCCGGGGCTCGGGCGAGATGACGCAGATCGCGCCCAGCGGCACGCCCTCGCGCGACAGCAGCCGGGCGCCCGCATAGAAGCGGATATGCGGCGGGCCCTTCACCAGCGAATAATCGGCGAAACGCACATCGCTGCGCGCATCGGGGACGACCATCGTCTCCGCCCGCCCGACCATCACATGCGCGCAAAAGGACGTGTCGCGCGGCGTCTGCGCGGCGTCGATGCCGATCGTCGCCAGGAATTGCTGGGTTTCCTCCTCGACCACGCTGACCAGCGCGATCGGGGTGCCGCAGAGTTCGGCGGCGAAGGCGGCCAGATCGTCGAGCTGGCCACTGGCGCGATAGCCCGCCAGATCATAGGCGCGGATGACGGCGGCGCGTTCGGCCTCGGTCATGGACGAAGGCGCGGGGGTATCCGCCACGCTCACGCCATGACACGCCGTCGCATCGTCTTCCAGCGTCTTGTCCATCTCCGCCCCTCGGGGAAAAAACCTGCGCGATCAGAACGGAACGTCGTCGTCCAGATCGTCGGCGAAGCCGCCGCCCTGTCCGAACCCGCCACGGTTGCCGCCGTTCCCGCCCGAGCTTGCGCCGCCGGAATTACCACCACGGTTACCGCCGCCATAGCCGCCGCCCGACGCGCCGCCGCCATAACCGCTCGACCCGCCGCCGAAGTCGCCGCCGCCGAAATCATCGCCGCCGCCAAAGTCGCTGCCGCCGCGGCCACCGCCGCCGCCCTGACCGCCGCCGGGGCCGTCGAGCATGGTCAGCACCGAGTTGAAGCCCTGCAGCGTCACCTCGGTCGAGTAACGGTCGTTACCCTGCTGATCCTGCCACTTGCGAGTGGTCAGCGCGCCTTCGATGTAAACCTTCGAGCCCTTGCGCAGGAAACGCTCGGCGACATTGGCGAGACCTTCGTTGAAGATCTTGACCGTGTGCCACTCGGTCTTTTCCTTGCGCTCGCCGCTGTTGCGGTCCTTCCACGATTCCGACGTGGCGATGCGCAGTTCGACCACCTTGCCGCCATTCTGGAAGGAGCGGCTCTCGGGATCGCGTCCCAGATTGCCGACGAGAATCACCTTGTTGACGCTGCCCGCCATGTATCAGTCCTGTATCTTGCCTAGAGGCCGGCGAATATGGCCAGCCAGTATGTGATGCCCGCCATGACATAGGCGGTCACGAAGAGATACCCTACCATGAAGGCGGGCCACTTCCAGCCATTGGTTTCCCGGCGCGTCACCGCGATGGTCGAAATGCACTGCGGCGCGAAGACGAACCACATCAGGAAGGCGAGCGCGGTGGGCAGCGACCAGTTGCGCTTGAGCTTGTCGGTCATCGCCTTCTGTCCGCCCTCATGCTCGGTATCGTCGATGGCGTAGACGGTGCCGATGGCGGCCACGGCGACTTCGCGCGCCGCCATGGCGGGGACGAGGGCCAGCGCGATGTCGCGGTTGAAGCCGATCGGGCGGACCAGGACCTCGATCCCGCTCGCGATGCGGCCCGCGATCGAATAATTGACCGGCGAGATGCCCGACCCCTCGGGCGGCTTGGGGAAGGACAGCAGAGCCCACAGGATGACGGTGGTCAGCGCGATGGTGGTGCCTGCCCGCTTCAGGAAGATCAGCGCGCGGCTCCACAGGCCCAGGAGTACGTCCCGGATATGCGGCCACTGATACTTCGGCATCTCCATCATGAAGCCCGAGGACGCGCCCTTGGTGACGGTGCGGCGGAGCAGAAGGGCTGCGACGAAGGCGCCGACGATGCCCATCAGATACAGGCCGAGCAGCACCAGCCCCTGCAAGCCGACGAAGGGCAGAACCTGCCGCTCGGGGATGAAGGCGCCGATGATGATGGTATAGACGGGCAGCCGCGCCGAGCATGTCATCAGCGGCGCGATCAGGATGGTGGTCAGCCGGTCCTTCTCGTCGTCGATGGTGCGGGTCGCCATGATACCCGGCACTGCGCAGGCGAAGGAGGAAAGCAGCGGGATGAAGGCGCGTCCCGACAGCCCGACCTGCGCCATCAGCCGGTCCATCAGGAAGGCGGCACGGACCATATATCCGGTCGCCTCCAGCACCAGGATGAACAGGAACAGGATCAGGATCTGCGGCAGAAAGACTATGACCGCGCCTACACCGGCGATCAGGCCGTCGGTGATGAGACTGCGGAACCAGCCCTCGGGCAGGGTCGCGCCGACCTGCGCCTCCAACCAGACAAAGCCCTGTTCGATCCAGCTGATCGGGGCTTCCGACCAGGCGAAGACCGCCTGGAACATGATGAAGAGCAGCCCGACCAGCAGGATCGGCCCGAAAATGGGGTGCAGCGCGACCGAGTCGAGCATGTGCGTCCAGCGGCGCGTCGGCGTCTCGGCCACGGTCGCGGTCGCCGCGATCTGCCGCGCGCGGCGCTGCAGCGTGACGATGTCGTCGATCCGGTCGGCGGCCTCGACCGGATGCGCGCGCTCCTGGCTGACCAGCCGATCGATCTCGGCCTTCAGCGTGTCGAGGCCGCGGCGACGCACCGCGACCGTCGGGATGACCGTCACCCCCAGCTCACGCGCGAGAATGTCGGCGTCGAGCGTCAGCCCGTCGCGCTCGGCCAGATCGACCATGTTCAGCGCGACCACGACCGGCAGGCCGAGCGCGATCAGCTGGAGCGTGAAGCGCAGGTGGTTGTCGAGATTGGCGGCATCGACCACGACGACCAGCGCGTCGGGACGGCGCTCGCCCGTCTGCGACCCCATCACGACGTTGCGCGTGACCTGTTCGTCCAGGCTGCCGGGGTCAAGGCTGTAGGCGCCAGGCAGGTCGACCAGCTCGACCGGGCGGCCATCCTCGAGCACGAGTCGGCCCGAATGACGCTCGACGGTGACGCCGGGATAGTTGCCCACCTTCTGCCGCGCGCCGGTAAGCGCGTTGAACAGGGCGCTTTTGCCGGCATTGGGATTGCCGACGAGCGCAACCAGCGGTGCGGCGTTCATTATGCTGGGATAGACCTCAAGCGCCGGTCGCGACGCGGATCGAGGCGGCGACCCGGCGACGCAGCGCCACGGTCATCCGGCCGATCCGGCAAGCGATCGGCCCGCCGCCCAGCGTCGCACGGTGCAGCACCTCTACACCCACGCCCTCGTCGAAGCCCAGTTCGCGCAGACGGCGCGCTTCGGGCAACGCCAGCTGGGTCCAGTCGATCGCGGCCACGGTCGCCGGTTGCCGCCGGGGAAGGGTTTCGAGACTGCTGAGCATCGCCATGCGGACTACATAACGCCGGTGCGATTGATTATCAATTACCTGTTCGTGAAATGGGTGTCGGGTTTGAGCTTGGGGCTGGGGCTGGGGCGTGGGCTTCGACTTCGCTCAGCCTGAACGGAGGTTGGTACCCAGACCCGATATCTCGCCCGGTTCAGCCATTCCCCGGCTCCGTTCAGCCTGAGCCCTTCGGCTGGCTGGCAAGCCAGCCACTCAGGATAAACTTCGGCACATCGCGCCGAAGTCGAAGGCCAAGGGGATCACCTCAAACCGCCGGATACCGCAGCCGCCCGATAAACCGCGACAGACTCGGCATATTCTCGCCCCGCTTGGCGACTCCGGCCTTCCACTTTTCGAACCGCATGATCCCCTCGATCCGCCGCGCCAGAAAGGCACGGGTGTCGGCATGATCCTCGCTCTCGTCGTTCAGGAACACCGCGATGGTGGACGCATAGACCGCGAACAGCGTCGCGCGCTTGGTATAGTGGTTGTAATCGGTCGCGGTATCGCCCGCCTGCGCCCAGATCGTATCGACCGTCCGCCAGCCCAGCCGCGCGCCGGTCGCGGCGTTCTGCGGCATCGCCAATATGGTCAGCGCGCGGCGCAGCGCCTCGCGATTCGGGGCGACGGCGGCCAGACGCGCCTCGACCAGCGCGGTGATGCGCTGGCGAATCTTCATCTGCGCGGCGTGTTCGACCGGGACGGCCTCGACCATCGCGGCGTCGATCGCGGCGAACCAGGCGTCGATCATCGCGACCGCGCCGTCCTTGAACGCGAGTCGCGCAATGTCGCGGTCGATGCCCGAAGCATCCGCCGCCATGTCGCGCGCCTCGTCGCCCCAGCCGTCGAAGGCGGCGTTGGAGGCGATCCCCTCGGCCAGCGCGACGCGCACCTCGTCGAGAGTCAGGTCGTGAACATCGGTCATGGCAGCCTCGGTCATATCCTTATCCGTCGTCCTTATCGCCCGACTTGGCAACCGCCTTGCTGGTCGATCCGCGCCGGACCAACACCAGCGCGACGGCGACCATGGCGACGCCCACCAGATCGGGCAGCGCCAGCGTCTCGCCATAGACCAGCCATCCGATCGCCGTCGCCACCATCGGCTGGACCAGCAGCGCCAGACCGACGACCAGCGGGCTGAGCAGCCCCAGCGCATAGATCATCAACCCCTGGCCGATGATCTGGCTCCCCAGCGCGAGCAGGATCAGGGCGCTCCAGTGATCGGGCCATACCCGCTCGCCCAGCAGGGTGGCGAAGACGAACAGCGGCACGATGCTGGCCATGGTCGACCAGGCGAGCGCCGGGACCGGGGGCATGGACGTCCGCACCCGCGACATCAGGATGAAATACACCGCGTAGAGCAGCCCGGCGAGTACGCACAGCAGGTCGCCGACCAGATGGCGCGGATCGACCTGATAGCTGCGCCCCATCAACAGCCCCGCGCCGACCGCCGCCAGGATCAGCGCGATACCCTGCGTCCGCGAGGGCCAGGCGCGCGCCACGAGGAAGCCATAGAGCGGAAAGATGAAGGTCGCCGAATTGCCGAACAGCGTGGCATTGGCCATCGTCGTCTGGCGGATGCCGATATGCCAGGTGCCCAGATCGCCCGCAAAGGCGACTCCGCCGATCAGCAGCAGCGCCCACAGCCCCGCCTGCCCCTTGCCCGGCACACGCGGCCGCGCGGGCGAGATCAGTGCGACCAGCGCCAGCACCGGAGCGGCCAGCGTGATCCGCCAAAAGGCCGAGGCGACCGGGCCGGTATCCGCCATGCGCACCAGCAGCGGCCCGAAGGCGAGCGCGACATTGGCGAGGATGACCGCGGCGAAGGCCAGCGGTGGCGTCGTACTGGTGCCGCTCCGGTCCGAAAGACCATCGCTTTCAGACCGTTCACTTTTTCTTGGGGGGCGGGACACGGGCATGGGCTCCCTTAACGCCCTATCTGCGTTGCGTCAGGCCGGAAAGGCCGCAGAAGGATTTGATTTTGATGCCAACGCTCTTCGACCCCATCGACCTGGGCGCGATCCACGCCCCCAACCGCATCCTGATGGCCCCGCTGACCCGCGCCCGCGCGACGCGCGAGGCGGTGCCGACGCCGATCATGGCGCAATATTATGCGCAGCGCGCCAGCGCGGGCCTCATCATCTCCGAGGCGACCGGCATCAGCCGCGAGGGGCTGGGCTGGCCCTATGCGCCGGGCCTGTGGACCGACGAGCAGGTCGAAGGGTGGAAGCCCGTCACGCAAGCCGTCCACAAGGCGGGCGGTCGGATCGTCGCTCAGCTGTGGCACATGGGCCGCCAGGTGCACAGCTCGGTCACGGGGATGCAGCCGGTTTCGTCCTCGGCCACCCGCACCGAGGGGCAGGCGCATACCTTCGAGGGCAAGCAGGATTTCGAGACGGCGCGTCCGCTCGAACTCTCTGAAATCCCGCGCCTGCTGGATGATTACGAACTGGCGACGCGCAACGCGCTGGCCGCCGGGTTCGACGGGGTGCAGATTCATGCGGCCAACGGCTATCTGATCGACGAATTCCTGCGCGACGGGGCCAATCACCGCGAGGACGAATATGGCGGCTCGCCAGAAAACCGCATCCGCCTGCTCCGCGAGATCACCGAGCGTGTGATCTCGGTCGCGGGCAAGGAGCGGGTCGGTGTCCGCCTCTCGCCCAACGGCGACAGCCAGGGTGTGGACGACAGCGATCCCGCCTCGGTCTTCGTGCCCGCTGCCAAGATGCTGTCGGATCTGGGGATCGCCTTCCTCGAACTGCGCGAACTGGGGCCGGACGGCACCTATGGCGCGAGCGACGTGCCCAAGCTTTCGCCGCAAATCCGCAAGGTGTTCCAGGGGCCGCTGATCCTGAACAGCGACTATGACAGCCGTGAAAAGGCGCAGGCCGCGCTCGATTCGGGTGTCGCGGACGGGATCGCGTTCGGCCGGACCTTCCTGGCCAACCCCGACCTGCCCGAGCGGCTGCGCACCGACGCGCCGCTCAACGAGAGCGATATGAAGACCTGGTATAGCCAGGGGCCGGAGGGGTATATCGACTATCCCACGCTCGACGAAGCCGCACGCGCGGCGTGAGGGGAGGGCGGGGGTTTCTCCCCGCCCCCCAACCACCCCGGCGAAGGCCGGGGTCCAGTTGCGTGCGCTGTCGAAGACACGGGCCGCGTTGAGCAACAGACTTGGCGGCATCTGGACCCCGGCCTCCGCCGGGGAGACGTCCGTTGGGAGCGCATTTCTTTCCCTACTTCCGTTCAGCCTGAGCGAAGTCGAAGGCCAAGGGAAACCCTGGCGGCTAACGCGGAACGCGCGCTTCGACTTCGCTCAGCGTGAACGGAGGTGGGGTACTGTGCCTATCCATCCTCCCGAAACGGAGGCGCGAGCTATGCCCCGCTATCCAACCCGTCGATGAAGGTCGTCACCTGCCCGCGTACCGTTTCGCGGACCTTCGGATTGAGCAGCAGCAGCGGTGCCCCCCACACGACCGGAATCGCAAAGCCCAGCGCCGCCCACACGATCACCACCGCCACCAATCCGACGCCCGCATAGCGCAGCCTCCGCATCGCGCCCGCGTCCAGCGTCACGGTACGCGGCCCCTTCGCGTCGTAGAAGCCATCGGTCGTCCAGGATCCGCCGCCATCGAAGCGGACCTTTTCGGGGAGTTTGAAGCGCGGCGTCTTCCCGTCCATCGGTCGCGGCGTCTCGGTCCGGCGCGCAGATGGCGTCTTGCCCGCCTGGGTGTCGATGACCTCCAGCCGCCGACCCCGCTCGACGACGCGAAAGCGGGTGGGCGGCATGTCGGTCACTGCGCGCGTGCTCCTCGCCGCGCCCGCCACTGGTCGGCGCTTTGGCCCCAGGCATCGACGCGGAAACTCTCCAGCGGAGCGGGCAGGCTCACCGGCCCCTCGTTCACCGATCCCAGCCGCTGTGCCAGCTTGATCGAGCCCGTATTTTCGGGGTCGATGGTGTGGATCACATGGTCCCAGCCGAGCACATCGACGGCATAGTCCATCGCCGCGCACGCCGCCTCATGGGCATAGCCGCGTCCGGCAAATTCGCGCGCTACCCCCCAGGCGATCTCGCGCCCCGGCCAGCCCTCGGGCTGCCACGGGCCGATCCGCCCGACCCAACGGCCGGTGTCGCGCTCGATCACCGAGAACATCGCAAAGCCACGCACGCTCCACGCGCCGACCATGGTGCAAAGACCGCGCCATGCCGCCCCGCGTGCCTGGACGCCGCCGAGGAAGCGCATCGTGTCTTCCTCGGTATGGAACGCCGCCCACGCCTCGAAATCCTCCGCCGAGGGGAGACGTAAGGTCAGCCGCTCGGTCTGGAGGACGGGCGATGTCACCCGAACCGGCCCTTCAGCGCCAGCATGGCGAGCGCCGCCTTGGCCGCCTCGCCACCCTTGTTCTTCTCGTCGGGCTTGGCGCGGGTCAGCGCCTGGGCCTCGTTCTCGGTGGTGATGATGCCGTTACCGATGGGCAGGCCGTCCATGGTCAGCGCCATCAGGCCGCGCGCGCTCTCGTTCGAGACGATCTCGAAATGATAGGTTTCGCCGCGGATCACCACGCCGACCGCGACGAACGCGTCGTAGCGCCCCGTATCCGCCGCCATCGCGACCGCGCCAGGAATTTCCAGCGCGCCGGGGACGGTGATCGTCTCATGACTGTGGCCCGCTTCCTCGATCGCAGCGCGTGCGCCCGACAGCAGCAGGTCGTTCAGATGCTCGTAGAAGCGCGCCTCGACGATCAACACATGCGCCATCAGGCGTCTCCCTCAAAATTCTCGATACGACGTTCGCCGACGATCGACAGGCCATAGCCGTCGAGTCCGATCAGCGTGTGATGGGTGTTGGTCAGCAGCACCATGTCCTGCACGCCCAGTTCG carries:
- the feoB gene encoding ferrous iron transporter B yields the protein MNAAPLVALVGNPNAGKSALFNALTGARQKVGNYPGVTVERHSGRLVLEDGRPVELVDLPGAYSLDPGSLDEQVTRNVVMGSQTGERRPDALVVVVDAANLDNHLRFTLQLIALGLPVVVALNMVDLAERDGLTLDADILARELGVTVIPTVAVRRRGLDTLKAEIDRLVSQERAHPVEAADRIDDIVTLQRRARQIAATATVAETPTRRWTHMLDSVALHPIFGPILLVGLLFIMFQAVFAWSEAPISWIEQGFVWLEAQVGATLPEGWFRSLITDGLIAGVGAVIVFLPQILILFLFILVLEATGYMVRAAFLMDRLMAQVGLSGRAFIPLLSSFACAVPGIMATRTIDDEKDRLTTILIAPLMTCSARLPVYTIIIGAFIPERQVLPFVGLQGLVLLGLYLMGIVGAFVAALLLRRTVTKGASSGFMMEMPKYQWPHIRDVLLGLWSRALIFLKRAGTTIALTTVILWALLSFPKPPEGSGISPVNYSIAGRIASGIEVLVRPIGFNRDIALALVPAMAAREVAVAAIGTVYAIDDTEHEGGQKAMTDKLKRNWSLPTALAFLMWFVFAPQCISTIAVTRRETNGWKWPAFMVGYLFVTAYVMAGITYWLAIFAGL
- a CDS encoding response regulator; amino-acid sequence: MSQTALIVEDEIFVALDLERILTDAGYNVAGIAADSRTAIECAPGCTFAFVDVNLRDGATGPEIARRIAEDYGVKIVFVTANPSQIGTGVEALGYIRKPFSERAILAAAALATGTEQAAPEDVIPLSIAM
- the ribH gene encoding 6,7-dimethyl-8-ribityllumazine synthase; the encoded protein is MAHVLIVEARFYEHLNDLLLSGARAAIEEAGHSHETITVPGALEIPGAVAMAADTGRYDAFVAVGVVIRGETYHFEIVSNESARGLMALTMDGLPIGNGIITTENEAQALTRAKPDEKNKGGEAAKAALAMLALKGRFG
- a CDS encoding GNAT family N-acetyltransferase, which translates into the protein MTSPVLQTERLTLRLPSAEDFEAWAAFHTEEDTMRFLGGVQARGAAWRGLCTMVGAWSVRGFAMFSVIERDTGRWVGRIGPWQPEGWPGREIAWGVAREFAGRGYAHEAACAAMDYAVDVLGWDHVIHTIDPENTGSIKLAQRLGSVNEGPVSLPAPLESFRVDAWGQSADQWRARRGARAQ
- a CDS encoding DMT family transporter, translating into MPVSRPPRKSERSESDGLSDRSGTSTTPPLAFAAVILANVALAFGPLLVRMADTGPVASAFWRITLAAPVLALVALISPARPRVPGKGQAGLWALLLIGGVAFAGDLGTWHIGIRQTTMANATLFGNSATFIFPLYGFLVARAWPSRTQGIALILAAVGAGLLMGRSYQVDPRHLVGDLLCVLAGLLYAVYFILMSRVRTSMPPVPALAWSTMASIVPLFVFATLLGERVWPDHWSALILLALGSQIIGQGLMIYALGLLSPLVVGLALLVQPMVATAIGWLVYGETLALPDLVGVAMVAVALVLVRRGSTSKAVAKSGDKDDG
- a CDS encoding COQ9 family protein, which translates into the protein MTEAAMTDVHDLTLDEVRVALAEGIASNAAFDGWGDEARDMAADASGIDRDIARLAFKDGAVAMIDAWFAAIDAAMVEAVPVEHAAQMKIRQRITALVEARLAAVAPNREALRRALTILAMPQNAATGARLGWRTVDTIWAQAGDTATDYNHYTKRATLFAVYASTIAVFLNDESEDHADTRAFLARRIEGIMRFEKWKAGVAKRGENMPSLSRFIGRLRYPAV
- a CDS encoding sensor histidine kinase, giving the protein MTEAERAAVIRAYDLAGYRASGQLDDLAAFAAELCGTPIALVSVVEEETQQFLATIGIDAAQTPRDTSFCAHVMVGRAETMVVPDARSDVRFADYSLVKGPPHIRFYAGARLLSREGVPLGAICVISPEPRPEGLTPFQHRGLEVLATAVMGRLQDRRARREHEQAVEASEARVADSEQRFRTLADTMPQMVWSTLPDGFHDYYNARWYEFTGVPDGSTDGEGWNGMFHAEDQDRAWARWRHSLATGEPYQIEYRLRHRDGTYRWVLGRALPIRDADGHITRWFGTCTDIHEQKLALEEREIVSQELSHRIKNIFAVISGLIAFAARSHPGFSGIASDLRDRITALGRAHDFVRPHSPQSKPKARQDSLHGLLSDLFEPYRGEEDDSRIRVTGDDVPVDDRSATPLALLFHELATNAAKYGALSVLTGHVELAVRREADDMVSLCWQESGGPKLDSTPDHAGFGSQLVELSAVRQLGGKVRRDWQRDGLVVTIEVPLAAFSRPPGTGPCR
- the metX gene encoding homoserine O-acetyltransferase MetX; amino-acid sequence: MAASVSALSHSDDQRFGLSRHVVLPGPLRLDGGGLLSPVEIGYETYGTLNADGSNAILICHALTGDQHVASPHPRTGKPGWWTRLVGEGKPIDPARHFIICSNVIGSCMGSSGPATIDPSTAEPWAMRFPVITIRDMVRAQAMLLDHLGVGQLKAVVGGSMGGMQALSWAATFPDRVRACVMVASTARHSAQNIAFHEVGRQAIMADPKWRSGAYYESNDPPAAGLAVARMAAHITYLSEAGLTEKFGRRLQARPDRPDGAKSFGFDADFQVESYLRHQGLSFVDRFDANSYLYITRALDYFDLAEEHGGLLANAFRGTGTRFCLVSFDTDWLYPTSESRAVVQALNAAGAAASFVELSSPYGHDAFLLEAPEMNRVIDGFLRAEP
- a CDS encoding alkene reductase encodes the protein MPTLFDPIDLGAIHAPNRILMAPLTRARATREAVPTPIMAQYYAQRASAGLIISEATGISREGLGWPYAPGLWTDEQVEGWKPVTQAVHKAGGRIVAQLWHMGRQVHSSVTGMQPVSSSATRTEGQAHTFEGKQDFETARPLELSEIPRLLDDYELATRNALAAGFDGVQIHAANGYLIDEFLRDGANHREDEYGGSPENRIRLLREITERVISVAGKERVGVRLSPNGDSQGVDDSDPASVFVPAAKMLSDLGIAFLELRELGPDGTYGASDVPKLSPQIRKVFQGPLILNSDYDSREKAQAALDSGVADGIAFGRTFLANPDLPERLRTDAPLNESDMKTWYSQGPEGYIDYPTLDEAARAA
- the ssb gene encoding single-stranded DNA-binding protein, whose amino-acid sequence is MAGSVNKVILVGNLGRDPESRSFQNGGKVVELRIATSESWKDRNSGERKEKTEWHTVKIFNEGLANVAERFLRKGSKVYIEGALTTRKWQDQQGNDRYSTEVTLQGFNSVLTMLDGPGGGQGGGGGRGGSDFGGGDDFGGGDFGGGSSGYGGGASGGGYGGGNRGGNSGGASSGGNGGNRGGFGQGGGFADDLDDDVPF
- the metW gene encoding methionine biosynthesis protein MetW, whose protein sequence is MSETLRPDLAIIARHVARGARVLDIGCGDGQLMAALRDEAGVDARGLEIDPANVASAVARGLAVVQGDADVDLAGYPDKGFDYAILSQTLQTARAPDQVLDHLLRIGQRAFVSFPNFAHWRVRMSLLWGGRMPVTPLLPEQWYDTPNIHHVTIDDFRAFVRQRRITVEGSWFLSRGRPTSAAAANFRAEHAVFLLRR
- a CDS encoding FeoA family protein, producing the protein MAMLSSLETLPRRQPATVAAIDWTQLALPEARRLRELGFDEGVGVEVLHRATLGGGPIACRIGRMTVALRRRVAASIRVATGA